The Juglans regia cultivar Chandler chromosome 11, Walnut 2.0, whole genome shotgun sequence genome contains the following window.
TTAAACTTGCTAAAAACAGCTCTTGCCATGGTATATTCTCCATATTGATTTACATGCAGCAGggctctttcttctttcttttttctttttaagttgtGACAGCATTAAAAATTGTGGTGGGGTTTGAGCCATTGACAGGCATGAGCCTGTCTACCAAACATTATTGTGTGCAGGGGCACTCAGATTTCCCCATTACGGCAGTCAGAAAATGCACCCCATCCAATTCAACATAGTCTTGCTTAATAATTACTAGTGTTAAAAAAGATACTTCAGCAACACTTCATTTAACACAGATAGGTAGAAGGATACAAcatgatttgaaaaacaaatcaaagaatTTCGTTTGTTCCTTTAGTTTTACATGGTAATGATGATTTGTGCACAATCTACATGGAAGATTAATGTAAATAGGAAGTCAACATTATAAACAAATTGACTTCTGTTGAGTTAGTTCACCATCATGACCAgatcttcttcttattttcccTCTCCTTGATCCCTTGGTTATGATCTCTGCTGGTCCTCTTGTGAGTCAAGGGCCCTTGAGTAGCAGTGACTAGCTTTGTTGTTCTCATAACCCTTGCAATTTTAGGTGGATCAGATTTCCTACTAACCTTGGTATCATTTAAAGAAGAAGATACAAAAATATGGTTTTCTACATCAGCATTTCTGAAGTCTCTTTTCCTCCTCATCTCATGGAGAGAATCACTTCCTTTTTGCAAAGTAGAACCTTGACTCAACGGGCGGTTTATTGAATTTGAACTTCTCAGTATACGAGACTCAATCTCATTCATAAATTCATCTCTTATAAAGGTTTTAGGAGTACTGGCTCTAACTGCATGATCAGTGCAATCATGAATACCCTGAGACTGCTGCTCTTGCACCCTCAACTTATCTTCAAGCTCCTTAATCTGCGATAACATGTCAAGGAGAGTCATTTTCTAGTTCCCCTTTTCAGTTACATCTCACAACTTACAATTTCCCTAAAAGCAGATTaagattaaaaaggaaaagaaaactcatgaagcttcattaaaaatattagacattagaaagatttctctcaagaaaaaaaaaaaataggcaatGACAATGACATGATGGATGAATATCACATATAACAGGGTAAACAGGGTGCAAAAGTAACTCAGCCATATGATATGCTTGTTTGTGAAATTATGAACATTTCATAAGAATGTGgacatattttttaacataaaattgGCCTGTTTATAAAACACTGAAACTAGTCCAAGAACGCAAAGAATATTTCATTAGAAAACTcaactgaaaattgaaattagCCAATggtaaaaagaaatgataaaaaaaaaaataccttttgATGAAGTAAGCAAGACTCTGAATTTTGTTCCTGCTCTTTTAGTTTTCGTTGCAGCTCATTCACCTGATtaaacagtaaaaaaataaacaacatcATTAATTTTAACTTCCTATGACTAGTTGATATAAAAACTACCACCACTGAGTTTTTCACAACCTCATGTTGAAGGCTGACAGTGTAAGACTCTGATTTCTGCAATTCCTCCTTGAGCTTGTTTTCAAGTTCCTTAACCTGCTTGAAGTAAAACTGTGGTTAACCTTTTCAGCCTTTCAACATCGCCAAACGTAAATTACTGAAATCATATCCAAGAAGTAATGGAATATCCAAGAAGGTTGAGCAAGAAGTAACTGAATTCTAGAATATCCAAGAAGCCATATCATCTAGCCATAAAGTACTGCATGTTAGAGTGTGAAGTCTACATTCCTCAAGATATAAAATTTCCACCAAAtatgttgagaaaaaaaataaaataatgcatactaaaaattctaaaaacattAACTCTTCCCTATTCAAGAGAGAGATTTTAAAGTTTGATACACAAACCTTCTGCTGAAAAGATGCAGATTCTGAGTGCTGTTGTTCTACGAGCTTCATCTCCAACTCTTTGACCTTAAGGAGAAATAATCCGAATTtagcaataaaaaataaaaaataaaaaaaaataaaaaaaacagcaTAATATCTACTATAATTTAAGTGGAAAACAACCTTTTGCTGGAGATTACTGCAGACTTCTTCCCTCCCCTTCAATCTCTCAGATAATTGCCAAAGTTGCTTCTCAGACTGGTTATGGATGGCTGTCTTCAATTCAATCTGGCCTTCGAGCTCTTTGATCTTCTCATGTAGGTTTTTATAACTCTGATCTTTGCCTTTTGCCTTGCTCTCAAGGTTCTGTAAGTTCTCTTCTAGCTTCCTCAGAGATTCATCTTTGGATTTGGATTCCTGCCTTGCTTTTTCAAGCTTTATgcaatagaaataaataagttaaaagatcaaagttaaaatttaacTTAAACATTATTACTGTAACTTGAAAAAGTGTGAATGCAGCTATTCATCTAGCTAGAGTTATCAATCCTATGGAAGCTGCTGTTCAGGGAGCTTTAAACCTGTTCCATAGCTACAGGAACATATAATCAAAGGGGAAaactcaagaaaaagaaagagtactGGAGTGGCATAAACGCCCTAAGGGTGGGGTAGTAGTATTACGTGATGAAAGTTGAAGTGTCGTAATGGCAGCATGTAAAGCAGGGTATGGAGAACAGGACGTGGATAATGTGGAAGCTTTAGCTATCCTGAGAGGACTTCAACTCACGTATCGTATGGGTAACAAACAAATTTCACTGAGAGTGATTCACAGACAATTATCAACAGGCAGAATCTACCTAAAATGAACCTGTGCAAGAAGCTCTTTTCGCTGACATCAAGAATCTATCTAGTGGTTTTGAATAGAGTTCAGTTATATTGGTAGAGAAGCAAATGGTGTTGCTTATAATTTGGCCCCGGTGTTGTAAAGATATGGAAGATCAAAGTTGGTGCATTAGTTTCCAGATATGGTTAAGCAACAAATTATTGTATAAGCATCTCTGTAATTGTACTGCCTTTGATATTTCAATGACATCATGAACTAtctgttataaaataattgtgaatATAGAAAATGAACGAATAGTTGTAGTTATAAATCAAAAGGACCCACCATTGCTTTCAACTTTTGCAGTTCGCTTGTATCAAGCTGCTTCTTGGCAGGGCCCAACTCAATCCCACGAACCCGAGatgcaaaatttaaagaacTCAAAGTCTCACCCAAGTCCTTGTCTGAAGGACTAATTTGTACAAACATCAAAGTTTTGGAGTCGCCCCCTGTAATACATGGAAAAGAAGCAATAAAGGCCTGGGAGGTCAAAGCCTGAAGTAAATGTAATGCTGATAGCATGGATTACAAGCAAAGTTTCACCCCCCCGCGGTCAACACACAGGCACTCATATTTAGACTAATTGAAATATACCTAATGAGTCTTGAAGTAAATGAGTCAATTTGGAGTTCCTAGAACAGAAAACCAACATTGTTAGAATAAAAAGCGAACCGTGATGGAGGAACAACAGCAAGGCAAGCAGCAAGAAGTAGTTTATACCTGTATGGGATATGACTACTTTTAGTTGCCAAAGCTGATATGACATCTCCAAGAGCTGAAAGCgatctatttatattttgtgcTTCCTTCAGGCGCTCCCCTTGCACGTCAGTTTTCGAAAGCCTCTCACTGCCTGCCAAATCTACAAGCCAAAGCTTACTTTTGGTGCACTCTCCATTCACCAAGTTCTTTGCTTTTACCATTATACAAAGCATGCTGAAAAATATGGTCAATCATTAATGAAAGAACACGTGACAGATGATACAAATATTTCCGTAATTATGCACAATGAAAGGAGCAAAGGAACATAGTAGCGAAGGAACTTGGTACCAGTGAGATCGGCTACTATGCTCGTTCACATTATTACTTCCAACAGCCCTAGCATTACTTCCAGCATGCAGTACACTCCAGACTTCCCTGATGTTATCAACTTTGGCTTCTACAATTCCAGGAACATGTAGAAATCCTTCAGGAGCTTGCTTTATCTCCAACCTATTGTACCCAAAATAAATGTTGATAAGTGACTAACTTGGATGAGATCATGCCATGAAGTCTAATGTGCTTCAAAACTTGgctgatgattttttttttttttcctaattttcgCATTTGAAGAAAGAAACAGCAATCTTACTTTTTTGATGCTGGAGATGTTGCCAGCAAGTCTCTAATCTGCTCATTATAAACTTCAAGAACACTAACAGCTATGCTGTACGTAAAAGTTTCGCTCCTTTCCTTGGCAATATTAAACAAGTGCTCAAGAGTCCTATAATTTACTCCTCTGTTTTGCTCAGTACCCTCCATTGTAAATGTCTTTCCTGTCCCTGTTTGCCCATAAGCAAATATGCACACATTGTAGCCATCTAGCACTGATGTCACCATTGGCGAAGCATCCTCAAACACATCAACTGTAAAAGCCAACCAAAATAGCTTTTAATACTCATGTCACAATCAAAACATTGCTACTCTATCAACCAAAAGATAAACATATGTTTATACCTTGATCATTGTTTGGTGTGTAAACACGGTCGAATTTGAAAGACTTTTTGGTGGAGCCACCAGTCAGAATTCCAAGACATCCATCCTTCGCAGCATCAAAGTCTACAATTTTTGTAGAACCAGATGACATCTCTTCTTTACTTAGGGGACGACAGCGGCAGAAAACCCTGATATTCCCTGATACACAATATATAAGTGGAGTTAAAAAGCTTCACAAAGCAGCACAAACTTCGATGATTTATTTAGAATAAAAGTGAACATGCCTTTAGCCTCCTGAAATTCATTAAAGAGTTTCTTTAGCTTAGCTTGCTCTTCACTGTACTTCACTTTGAGATCTTCACACTGGGCAACTGCAGAACATTTCAATGGGACATCACAGTCAAAACATCAACATAAGAACCTTCAATGTTAAGTCTAACTCAAGGAAATATTCTTCACTGAAGGGTTTGTAACTCAGACATACCCAAAGACTGAACTGCAAAAaccattttattcaactcaGGAATTGAATCAACACAATCATGAGCTTCACAAGAAAGCTGAAGATGCTCTTTTTTCATCACCTGAATTCAAACCATTTGCAGAAATGCTCAAAACTTAATAGTGGATtatgtattaaaaatatttctagaaTGATTGTGACCTGTAAGCAGTAAGAGCAATTTTTATCAGTTACCTTTATTTTTTCGTGTAAAATATTGATTGCAGCTGCCCAGTATAGCTTATCATGCTCATAGCTACCGGAGATATTCCTCAGATTTTCAGCTTGTTTCTCCATAGTTTGATCTAACAAGGAAAAAATAGAAGGTCAGGAAGGTTATTGTCTTAAGCGAGTACAAAGCCTTGGATGACTTATAGTTGAACTCAAAGAGGCTTCTAAAAGCGATTCTGAGGCAAAACTGACTTAAAAACACTACCCACTAATGCAATAGAtccttttttcttccatttcatttttcttgtgatgGATAAATAATTAACATTACCCTATGCGTAGAATATGAGAAATACTTCATAGGAAATCTAGAATTACCATCATCCTTAAGGATatccaaaaaaattttgtaactGGGAGACTAATTGTGTTGCAATGACGTTCAAACACATGTTGAACCACACGTTAAAACGCATGTTCAAACACTAGTTAAAATGCAGACCTTCAAACGCGTGTTTGATTGACATAAAGTATATTGACATAATTCAACCATTCAACTTCcattatatactattataaaaaattcattggtTTTTCTGAGAGACTCCCCTTCTATCACAACattcaaagaaacaaaatatttgaagcTCACCTTTAGAAAGTGTGTTAAACATTACATTGTCAAGTTCCATCCTGACCTTGTCCAGCTGTTCATTTGCCGCAGTCAATGACATCCAAGCCTCATAGCATTCTTTTGTCTTTCGTTGACACTGCATGGTCAATTCTTCTATCTTCTGCTCATATTTCATGGTGGATTTCGTTTCCAGTAGCTTCTTCTGAAAACCCCAAATTAACAGCCCACGTAAGCAGCAATTAAGAAGCCTCGATGGTTCAACTATTCAAGTAAGTTTTGTGTAACCTGAGCTGAAGGAACTTCTATCATAGAAGCACAGTTGTTGCATTTAAGATATTCATGTGTCACTTGAGGAACTGCACCCAAAtcataaagtaaatataaattttcttaaaaaatattcatatatgacAGTCATTAACCACTAAAACAAAGCAAGCAAAAGAAATGCAAGGATTATTACCTGAAACCTTTGGCGCTTTCCTAATACAAATTCCACTAACTACTGGGCTTCCATTGACCCCTTCAAATCTTATCACAATTACTCCATCCTCCTTCATAGATACCCTCAAGTCAACCAACTGCAATGGCTTATTAGCTCCAACTACAGAGAAAATATCTAACTCGGATAGGACCTGCCATATTGACAAACGACAATGACCCCAAAATCGCACCATGGTCAGTTTAATACTGTATATAAACATTTACGCATTGAGACCTTTGCTTAAATTTACTTGCCTTTTCTTCCTGGACATATATATTGAATACCCTCATTCCTTTAGGTCCGTTTGTGTTTATTATCTCTGCGAAATGAAGGTCAACAAAATAGTCTCCAGGAGGAAGATCAttgaaatgataagaaaaatttCCCAATCGTGCAGACTGATAGATGAATGGAAAATCACCGCCCTCAGTTATTGACTCATTAGTTCGGAAAACATTTCCCCCTTCATAATGTGTGTCACCGACAAATTTTGTACTGGAATCTACCTCGTTTGCAGCCTCACCTCCAGCATTTATAAACAGCACACATTCTTCTGGTTCAAGCAGACAAATAGTAAATTAATACTAGAATGTTAAAagccaccccccccccccccccccaagcttTTCCAATCCACTTAGAAAGGTAAAGTGTCAGTCTGGTGGATTTCGAGGAACTTCAGTGATAAATCATGGGATCATGCTAGGGAGCACCCCATTTCACAACCAAATGGAAAtgacttttcatatttatttttatctataataatatttcctgaatttatcaaagaaaatgaaaaaattccATCGATGGTTGTCAATGAGGTGCtaagtatcattttcctaaattcCAAGTAGCATATGCTAACCAAGAGGTGCTATTTGACATTTAAGACCGCTAGCCCTATGTTTGTTTGCTGAGAAATGTAGtgaggaaaaagagaaagatgtCAAAACTTACATCTCTTTGTTCATAATTTAGTACGACTGGAAAAGGAATAAAATTCATTAACCAAAATATGTTTAACGCGATCTTATGCTTGAGGCTTCTTGTTTCAACTTTCGAGAGCcccataatttaatttcttttcactcCCCTCGATTTCTTAGTAACCAAACCAAGACTAATTCCGTATGATAAAAATCTTGGGGTTAATAACACTAACCTGTACAGTTGGATTTGGTAAACCCATAAGGGATTAGTCTTGAACCAGAGTCACAAAGCATCGAATCCACCAAAGACTCATCGCCCGCGTCATTAACGGCAGAATATTTAGGTTCTTGATTCAAGGGTTCAACTTTTTCCCAATCGAAGGCCTCGGAGACTGAGGAATTTGGAACTAGGGTTTCTAAGTCTTGGTGATAAGTATCGAATCGGGTCTCTTCCATGGAAATTGGAGTTTTGTGCGACTGGGAACAGGGAAAACCTTGAGTTTCTGTGGCGAATAGCTTTTCTTGCGGCAAGAAAGTAATTTGGACGATAGAAAGGGTGTTGAGAACGTTCTTGGTTCTTTACTTTCGTGGTGTTTGCTTTAAggatatttgaatttgaaatttgtgaCCGTTGGCCGAAAGGGACCGTTGTGCATTGTCTATGCTGTGATTAAAAAGTCGTAACAATTTTCGACAGTTATTATTACACTGTTGATTTTGGTATGTCTATTCCATGGAGATTAATGTttgcataaatattttaatgactgaattaaaaaaaaattaatgacatTATTTTTCACCAATTAATTGAAAGGACAACGCTACCAATTAATGTCTATGCTGGAGTGTAGCATTGTCttacatatgttttttttttaagttattttttatataaattttttaatacttttaaatattttaaaaaataaaataaatttagaacatcattaaaaaaatacttctttaattagaaagtaaaaaataaataaaaaatacttccttaaccacgaagtaatataaaaaatatttttttatgattttttattttactctgtgattaagaaaatatttttgaataatattaagatttttttttattttttaaaaatatttaaaattattaaaaaaatttatataaaaaaaaaacttaaaagaacgGATAGAATTACACTTGCTAGACACCAGCGAGaaatctagcattttccttaattgAAACTTCTACCCAATTTATGgatattactcaataaatagttgatttatatattgatgttataaaaaaaaaattacagcaTAGATAACttgatgtaatatattaaattgtaaaattatttttattatttaatacattatttattttataaatttactttagtAAGATATTTTGTAGATCTAAcatttcttatcaaaatttatgcTGATTAAccaattacaattaaaatttgaCTAACTATATTtagtaaaaagaattattaaatatatgttgATATATCAATAAAgtatgaaattattttctcatcagttactattcatcaCCCCACacctcatattttatgaaaaatactccatcttatgaaaaacaccatcacatcttatgaaaaaattataagtatggagcgtgagagtgaatagtagttgaaGCATAGCATTcctcataaaatataaacagaTCAGATAGCTTGAACTAACTGGCATTCGTAGAGATGTGATGTTAGACTTGTTTagcttatatatttatttttataaaatcttttattaaggtgttttttttaaataataataataatagaaccCAAATCTTATGCAAAACACCatcacatcttatgaaaaaattataagtacggagcatgagagtgaatagtagttgaaGCATAGCATTcctcataaaatataaacagaTCAGATAGCTTGAACTAACTGCATTCGTAGATATGTGAAGTTAGACTtgtttagcttataaatttatttttataaaatctttttattatggtgtttttttttaaataataataataatagaaccCAAGTCATTTTAAAATGgtaataataaactaattttttaaaattaataatttaaaacaattattatttcttaaaaactgATGCGTGTAATATACATTTCATAATCATATTCAAAATTGAATATATTTAGCTAAgaatatattacttttataatttttttttaccccatattattttgataaattattttataaaaatatctgatctttatttaaaatacggTAAAAATGATCTTATGTTTTCTATTCGCTAGCCTTCCCATCAGTTGGAAAACAGGcttaaattatttgataaacgttttttttttcttttaatcatctTTATTTAACAGAATAATTTGTATTGTAACATTTCTGgttattataaaaagaattttactactcatcatctctttACATCATAtaccataattttttaatttttttgctttatttttcttaaactaattaaattattatatttattatcaatatattacatatttaataagaaaaaaataaaaataaatatgatgcgTGGTTTAGTAAGATGAATAGACTTGTTCAATGTGCATAgcatatttataagaaaaagtcTATCCATCATCTTACATatcatacaatatatttttaaatttttttttattaaatgtgtggtaaatagagaatgagtagaaaaatttaataaatttaaaaagaataaaattttaaaaaaattaaaaaaaaaaatatgtggtgcGTAGTGTTTAGTGACCAGGAGTAGTAAGCTCCTGCACATTTGGTCTGTTCTGGTTTCGTTTCTTTTTCGTCAAAAAAATGGTTTTGAGTGTGTTCTGGTGCTCTCGAAGATTGTATCCCAGGCATTTTTATGCATATGAGAGGAACTTTAGGGAACTTTACAGTGCAATATCTCATCAGGTAAAAGCCTCAACTTTCTcacaatttatttcttttcatattttgtcGTATTTCCGGATCATTATCATTTACTATGTGTTGAATCCTTGATTAACATGCATGTAATGCGTAGTTGTCACCTTTGTGTACATTCCCATTGCTGATTCAATTTTCTGTGGAATTTGGTTTTCTAGGGTTAGTGTAGTAGGTCATATTTGTGTATGGATCCCGTGTTACTCTGTTTTGTTTCTACTTTGTGAATGCCACAGATGAGGTGCTAAAAATTATCAAACTATAAATTTCAGATGGGTTGAGAAACATTGGCTGGTGCAAACCGAGTAGTTTTAGGAAATCTAAGTCTCTTCGAAATTGGCTCAGATCAGATCACGTCGGGGTACGTTCAGATCATGTCGCCGACCACCGTCGAGGGCTTAGGAGTAGCTCAGGTACTGCCCATGTTGGCGGAAGTGGAAGAAGAGGCTTTGAAGGCAGTGGAGGTCGAAAATGATGAGCCTGTTGAGAAAACTTTGGTGGATGGGGAGGTGGATGAGGTGTGTAACACTCGGAACTTGTGGGTGGAGGATATGGAAGGGGGGATCAATGGGGGCACTGGGTCTTTTTCAGTGGTGTTGAAGGAGGCTGTTTCTATGGTCCAACCAATGGATCAGCTCATGGGCAGCGGCTTTGAGGGTGATAAGGATGAGTTGGAAAGTCCTATCCCGTTACGTATTATTTCCCCAAAGCCAGTGTACAATATAACAGATGATTGGCtgttaaaaaaagtagaggaagTTCAAGAGTGTGTGGGAATCTCGTTTGCTGGGTATGAAGAACAGTTTAAGGCCCTGTTGATTGCAATGGAGGCCGAGAGACCAACGGTTCTGAAATCAGCAGTGAAACGGGACCGGGAGTTGAAACGTCTCAAAtgctccattaattatgacaaCAAGGAGGGAAGTGTGgggagggagaggttgaaggGTAAgggcattttgttttttaatgaaacctaaaatcctctcatggaatgtaagggggatcAATGACGTGAACAAACGGCTTCGAATTAGATCCCTCATTCGGAGTTGGAAGGCTGACATTGTATGCCTTCAAGAGACTAAGTTGTGTGGCGTTGATAGATACATAATTCGAAGCTTGTGGGGCTGTTCCTTTGTGGGGTGGTGTTCTCTACCCTCATCGGGGGCTTCGGGAGGGGTGTTGGTAATGTGGGATAAGCGTGTGGTGGAGATGGTCGAGGATTGCATGGGGAATTTCACAATGGCTGTATCTTTTAGGAACACTGAGGATGGGTGGTTGTGGGCTTTAGCGGGTGTGTATGGGCCCAATGTAGAAAGAGATAGATGCTTTTTATGGGAGGAATTGGCAGGTCTTCACTCCTTATGGGATTTACCCTGGGTTTTTTGcggagattttaatattgttcggTTCCCAAGTGAGAGGACAGGGGCCTCTACGTCGTCAGGGGCAATGGAAGCCTTTTCAGAGTTGATCTTTGATCTGAATCTTGTGGATCTTCCGCTGATTGGGGGGGCCTACACTTGGTCTAATAGCCGAGGGGGGTCCCGGCTGGACAGATTTCTAGTCTCCTCTTCTTGGGAGACGCATTTTCCGGACCTATGTCAGAAAAGGCTACCACGTGTTTGTTCCGATCATTTCccaattttgcttgattgtggtggtATTCGTGGGGGTAGACGctccttcaaatttgagaatatgtggttggaaGTTGAAGGATTTGCGGATAAGGTAAAGGTTTGGTGGGACAGTTATTCTTTTGAGGGCACCCCTAGTTTCATAGTGGCGGGTAAACTTAAAGCTCTCAAGTTTGACTTGATGAAGtggaatgaagaagaatttagACATACGGAAGTGCAGAAAAATATCCTTTGGGATGAGCTGCAGGCTTTGGAGGAAGGGGTAGTTAATGCGGACTCTTTATTACGGAAGAAAGTGGTGGTGACAGAAATTGAGAAAGTATTGTTGCTagaagaaatatcttggaggcaaaaatcaagggcactttggttgaaggaggggGATAAATGTACTAAGTTTTTCCACAaggtggctaattcacataggcGCAACAATGCCATTGAAGTACTCCATACCGGTCCTAGTGTGTTACATTCTTTCGAAGAAATCCAAGACCACATAGTGCAGTATTATGAGGATCTCCTTGCTGAAAAAGAAGAATGGCGCCCCAAACTAGATGGTTTACCCTTTGCTCAACTGGATTTGGATGCAGCTAgatggttggagaggccttttgatGAAGAGGAGGTTCATCTAGTGGTGAAGAGTATGTGCAGAGACAAAGCACCcggtccggatggtttctcttTGGCGTTCTTTCAGGAGAGTTGGGACATTGTGAAGGAGGAAGTGATGCAGATTTTCCATACTTTTCATTCTAGtcaaaagtttgagaagtcaCTAAACGCtactttcattgctctcattccgAAAATAGCCGGTGCATATGAATTGAAAGATTTCcggcctattagtttggtaggggggatttataaaatcatatcaaaggtgttagctaatCGAATGAGTTTGGTCATGGACAAACTcatttccaaacctcaaaatgcatttgtaaagGGGCGGCAAATTCTGGACTCAGTGTTGATagcaaatgagtgcttggataGTCGGTTGCGAGAGGGCACCCCGGGGGTTCTTTGCAAGCTCgatatggagaaagcttatgaccatgtatgttgggattttctcttttatatgcttagaagatgtggttttggggatagATGGTGTGTTTGGATTAAACATTGTGTCTCAACCGCTCGATT
Protein-coding sequences here:
- the LOC108983982 gene encoding kinesin-like protein KIN-14R isoform X2; its protein translation is MEETRFDTYHQDLETLVPNSSVSEAFDWEKVEPLNQEPKYSAVNDAGDESLVDSMLCDSGSRLIPYGFTKSNCTECVLFINAGGEAANEVDSSTKFVGDTHYEGGNVFRTNESITEGGDFPFIYQSARLGNFSYHFNDLPPGDYFVDLHFAEIINTNGPKGMRVFNIYVQEEKVLSELDIFSVVGANKPLQLVDLRVSMKEDGVIVIRFEGVNGSPVVSGICIRKAPKVSVPQVTHEYLKCNNCASMIEVPSAQKKLLETKSTMKYEQKIEELTMQCQRKTKECYEAWMSLTAANEQLDKVRMELDNVMFNTLSKDQTMEKQAENLRNISGSYEHDKLYWAAAINILHEKIKVMKKEHLQLSCEAHDCVDSIPELNKMVFAVQSLVAQCEDLKVKYSEEQAKLKKLFNEFQEAKGNIRVFCRCRPLSKEEMSSGSTKIVDFDAAKDGCLGILTGGSTKKSFKFDRVYTPNNDQVDVFEDASPMVTSVLDGYNVCIFAYGQTGTGKTFTMEGTEQNRGVNYRTLEHLFNIAKERSETFTYSIAVSVLEVYNEQIRDLLATSPASKKLEIKQAPEGFLHVPGIVEAKVDNIREVWSVLHAGSNARAVGSNNVNEHSSRSHCMLCIMVKAKNLVNGECTKSKLWLVDLAGSERLSKTDVQGERLKEAQNINRSLSALGDVISALATKSSHIPYRNSKLTHLLQDSLGGDSKTLMFVQISPSDKDLGETLSSLNFASRVRGIELGPAKKQLDTSELQKLKAMLEKARQESKSKDESLRKLEENLQNLESKAKGKDQSYKNLHEKIKELEGQIELKTAIHNQSEKQLWQLSERLKGREEVCSNLQQKVKELEMKLVEQQHSESASFQQKVKELENKLKEELQKSESYTVSLQHEVNELQRKLKEQEQNSESCLLHQKIKELEDKLRVQEQQSQGIHDCTDHAVRASTPKTFIRDEFMNEIESRILRSSNSINRPLSQGSTLQKGSDSLHEMRRKRDFRNADVENHIFVSSSLNDTKVSRKSDPPKIARVMRTTKLVTATQGPLTHKRTSRDHNQGIKERENKKKIWS
- the LOC108983982 gene encoding kinesin-like protein KIN-14R isoform X1, which gives rise to MEETRFDTYHQDLETLVPNSSVSEAFDWEKVEPLNQEPKYSAVNDAGDESLVDSMLCDSGSRLIPYGFTKSNCTEECVLFINAGGEAANEVDSSTKFVGDTHYEGGNVFRTNESITEGGDFPFIYQSARLGNFSYHFNDLPPGDYFVDLHFAEIINTNGPKGMRVFNIYVQEEKVLSELDIFSVVGANKPLQLVDLRVSMKEDGVIVIRFEGVNGSPVVSGICIRKAPKVSVPQVTHEYLKCNNCASMIEVPSAQKKLLETKSTMKYEQKIEELTMQCQRKTKECYEAWMSLTAANEQLDKVRMELDNVMFNTLSKDQTMEKQAENLRNISGSYEHDKLYWAAAINILHEKIKVMKKEHLQLSCEAHDCVDSIPELNKMVFAVQSLVAQCEDLKVKYSEEQAKLKKLFNEFQEAKGNIRVFCRCRPLSKEEMSSGSTKIVDFDAAKDGCLGILTGGSTKKSFKFDRVYTPNNDQVDVFEDASPMVTSVLDGYNVCIFAYGQTGTGKTFTMEGTEQNRGVNYRTLEHLFNIAKERSETFTYSIAVSVLEVYNEQIRDLLATSPASKKLEIKQAPEGFLHVPGIVEAKVDNIREVWSVLHAGSNARAVGSNNVNEHSSRSHCMLCIMVKAKNLVNGECTKSKLWLVDLAGSERLSKTDVQGERLKEAQNINRSLSALGDVISALATKSSHIPYRNSKLTHLLQDSLGGDSKTLMFVQISPSDKDLGETLSSLNFASRVRGIELGPAKKQLDTSELQKLKAMLEKARQESKSKDESLRKLEENLQNLESKAKGKDQSYKNLHEKIKELEGQIELKTAIHNQSEKQLWQLSERLKGREEVCSNLQQKVKELEMKLVEQQHSESASFQQKVKELENKLKEELQKSESYTVSLQHEVNELQRKLKEQEQNSESCLLHQKIKELEDKLRVQEQQSQGIHDCTDHAVRASTPKTFIRDEFMNEIESRILRSSNSINRPLSQGSTLQKGSDSLHEMRRKRDFRNADVENHIFVSSSLNDTKVSRKSDPPKIARVMRTTKLVTATQGPLTHKRTSRDHNQGIKERENKKKIWS